The Streptomyces laurentii region CCGGCACCCTCGGGCCCCGCCTTCTGCGGCGCGTCCCGCAGCGCACGCTGCTCGGTGTCTCCCTGACCCTCCAAGGTGCCTTCATGCTGCCGCTGTCGGCAGCGACCGCGGACCCGCGCTGGCTGGTCCCGCTCGTCGCCACCCAGTTCGTGAACGCCTTCTTCTCCATGACGGCGGCGCTCTCCTTCATGGTGATCGCCACCTCCTCCGCCGACGCCGGCACCCAGGGCATGGCGACCGGCATGGCCACCGAGAGCCAGCAGGTGGGCATGGCCATCGGAATCCCGCTGGCGAGCGCGGTCTTCGTCGCCGCGGCCGGCCCCGGCGTGCCGACCGCCGTCGGCCGGCTCACCGGCATCCACCTGGCGATCGGCGCCGTCGCCCTCTGCCAGATCGCCGCCGGACTGCTGATCCGGGCGGCGCTGCGCCGGGCGGCCGCCGGGCGCCGGCAGCGTACTCACTGAGCCGACCGGGCCGCCGACACCGCCGCCGGCCACCGGACTTCATAATCGACGGGATGGAACGCATCGTGAACACGGACCTCGGCGGCTACCTGCGGCAGATGCGCGAACGCGTCCGGCCCGAACAGCGCGGGCTCCGCCCCGGCGGCACCCGACGGGTCCCCGGACTGCGGCGCGAGCAGGTGGCCGCGCTCGCGGGCGTGAGCCAGACGTACTACACCCGGCTCGAACAGGCCCAGACGGCGCACGCCTCGCCCCAGGTCCTGCTCGCGCTCGCCCGCGCCCTGGACCCCGACGAACGGGACTACCTGCTCAAGATCGGTACGCCGGTACGCGACCCGGAACGGCCGGCGCCGTGCGACGACCAGGTGAGCCCGGCCACGCGGATGCTGCTGACCTCACTCGGCACCGTGGCGGCGGCCGTCCTGAACTACCGCTGCGACGTCCTCGCCTGGAACCCGCTGTTCCACCGGCTCTTCGCGCCCCACCTCGACGCCGACGCGCCGGAACGGTCCGAACAGCGGCCCAACGTCATCCGCGCGAACTTCCTGGACGACGACGTCCGCGCGCTGTACGCGGACTGGGCGACGGAGTCCGCGTCGAACGTGACGTA contains the following coding sequences:
- a CDS encoding transcriptional regulator, XRE family protein (identified by MetaGeneAnnotator; putative;~sequence version:1) — protein: MERIVNTDLGGYLRQMRERVRPEQRGLRPGGTRRVPGLRREQVAALAGVSQTYYTRLEQAQTAHASPQVLLALARALDPDERDYLLKIGTPVRDPERPAPCDDQVSPATRMLLTSLGTVAAAVLNYRCDVLAWNPLFHRLFAPHLDADAPERSEQRPNVIRANFLDDDVRALYADWATESASNVTYLRFISGDHRHDPELAELIGELTIRSAEFAELWCRHRVANCIEGTKVLRHPAVGELELMYQSADLQDGNILKVYHAEPGSPHEAVLRLLDPGPGPGAAPGRSR